The following are from one region of the Magallana gigas chromosome 6, xbMagGiga1.1, whole genome shotgun sequence genome:
- the LOC105339591 gene encoding uncharacterized protein — translation MLSFTIENDGNDRERILTSLVCMYPNGEFSEMDQSDIIEVCMRKHLYCSMKVIIKEIEDEDDLYNERYPRMPPLGSRVRRGRDWQWGDQDMFGPGTVVGHSKTVGWLKIEWDTNKTIYPYRYGLNHNGNDKYDVKVCNEPRILKDELIAPGCLVTRGQDWEWSNQDGGAGNIGAVLSLDNNGVVRVCWKRGSCHRYRYGYDGKIDLQLCDPFSPESVRFLKKSMIAAEENYSGESNVYSEEEFENAHHLSNYKDKEARNPTSVDSNVSSTSILQVTKGKYFKNNIKETIRTPEIEPDGPNYSKVNQWWWRDSEGEWIPHSKEANCKINKCYKRDPKSTVVVMIKDQAYRVVMAKNIQINMSTRDLSDVKLVEKDNDQNI, via the exons ATGCTATCGTTTACGATAGAAAATGACGGCAATGATAGAGAAAGAATTTTGACGTCATTGGTGTGCATGTATCCAAACGGAGAGTTTTCTGAAATGGATCAG AGTGATATCATTGAAGTGTGTATGAGGAAGCATTTGTACTGTTCGATGAAAGTTATAATCAAAGAGATTGAAGATGAAGACGATCTTTATAATGAAAGATATCCCCGTATGCCTCCGTTGGGGTCAAGGGTAAGAAGAGGACGTGATTGGCAGTGGGGTGACCAGGATATGTTTGGTCCTGGAACAGTTGTTGGGCATTCTAAAACGG TTGGTTGGTTGAAGATAGAGTGGGACACAAATAAGACAATATATCCATATAGATACGGATTAAACCACAACGGAAATGATAAGTATGATGTTAAGGTTTGCAATGAACCGAGAATACTGAAAGATGAACTCATTGCTCCGGGTTGTTTAGTCACTCGAG GACAGGACTGGGAATGGAGTAATCAAGATGGTGGCGCAGGAAACATTGGAGCAGTCCTTTCGTTAGATAATAATGGGGTTGTTCGT GTGTGTTGGAAACGTGGCAGTTGTCACCGATATAGATATGGATACGACGGGAAGATTGATCTGCAGCTATg TGATCCTTTTTCTCCGGAAAGCGTCAGATTTCTTAAAAAGTCTATGATAGCAGCTGAAGAAAATTATTCTGGAGAAAGCAATGTCTATAGTGAGGAAG aatttgaaaATGCACATCATCTGTCTaattataaagataaagaagCTAGAAACCCCACTTCAGTGGATTCAAACGTTAGTTCTACCAGTATCTTACAAGTCACAAAAgggaagtacttcaaaaataatataaaagagACTATTCGAACACCAGAAATTGAACCAGACGGGCCAAATTATTCAAAAGTCAATCAGTGGTGGTGGAGGGATAGTGAAGGAGAATGGATTCCACACTCGAAAGAAGCAAAttgcaaaattaataaatgttacaaACGTGATCCGAAATCAACTGTTGTTGTCATGATCAAGGACCAGGC TTACAGGGTTGTGATGGCAAAGAATATACAGATAAACATGTCAACAAGAGATTTGTCTGATGTCAAATTAGTGGAAAAAGACAATGATCAAAATATCTAA